From Xiphophorus maculatus strain JP 163 A chromosome 12, X_maculatus-5.0-male, whole genome shotgun sequence, the proteins below share one genomic window:
- the LOC111610299 gene encoding zinc finger protein 420-like → MEKLHLEEKASLEENQTCTNPGGHDDKASVGPSDGQQVQPTQRLQNKHRCDKCLKYFRRKMYLKIHQRIHTGEKPYSCSQCEKRFRFASGLKTHQRLHTGEKRYLCDQCGKAFIQKVSFNTHQRIHTGEKPYRCDQCGKAFIQKGNFNRHQRIHTGEKPYSCSQCEKRFKDLSVLKHHQKIHIGEKLYRCDQCEKTFKNSSGLTYHMHIHTGEKPYRCDQCEKTFICSSSLKRHQRIHTGEKPYSCSQCQRRFKGLSTLKHHQKIHTGEKPYRCDQCEKTFKDSSVLKHHQKIHTGEKPFRCDQCKKTFKRSSSLKSHQRIHTGEKPYSCSQCEKRFKDLSVLKHHQKIHTGEKLYRCDQCEKTFKNSSGLTYHKHIHTGEKPYRCDQCEKTFICSSSLKHHQRIHTGEKPYSCSQCQRRFKDLSTLKHHQKIHTGEKPYRCDQCEKTFICSSSLKSHQRIHTGEKRYLCDLCGKAFFQKGNFNSHQRIHTGEKPDMTAATSGM, encoded by the exons ATGGAGAAACTTCACCTGGAAGAGAAGGCATCACTGGAAGAG AACCAAACCTGCACAAACCCAGGCGGCCATGATGATAAAGCCTCAGTTGGTCCCAGCGATGGACAGCAGGTTCAGCCCACCCAGAGGCTGCAGAACAAACACCGTTGTGACAAgtgtctgaaatatttcagaaggAAGATGTATCTGAAAATTCATCAACGCATTCACACTGGAGAGAAGCCTTATAGCTGcagtcagtgtgagaagagaTTCAGATTTGCTTCAGGACTGAAGACTCATCAGCGACTCCACACTGGAGAGAAGCGCTATCTCTGTGACCAGTGTGGAAAGGCTTTTATTCAGAAGGTTAGTTTTAACACTCATCAGCGaatccacactggtgaaaagccttatAGATGTGACCAGTGTGGAAAGGCTTTTATCCAGAAGGGTAATTTTAACCGCCATCAGCGaatccacactggtgaaaagccttatagctgcagtcagtgtgagaagagaTTCAAAGATCTGTCAGTGCTGAAGCATCATCAGAAAATCCACATTGGAGAAAAGCTTTATAGATGTGACCAGTGTGAGAAGACATTCAAAAATTCCTCAGGGTTGACGTATCATATGCATatccacactggtgaaaagccgtatAGATGTGATCAGTGTGAGAAGACATTCATATGTTCCTCAAGTCTGAAGCGTCATCAGCGaatccacactggtgaaaagccttatAGCTGCAGTCAGTGTCAGAGGAGATTCAAAGGTCTGTCAACGCTGAAGCATCATCAGAAAATCCACACTGGAGAAAAGCCGTATAGATGTGACCAGTGTGAGAAGACATTCAAAGATTCCTCAGTGCTGAAGCATCATCAGAAaatccacactggtgaaaagcctttcAGATGTGATCAGTGTAAGAAGACATTCAAACGTTCCTCAAGTCTGAAGAGTCATCAGCGaatccacactggtgaaaagccttatagctgcagtcagtgtgagaagagaTTCAAAGATCTGTCAGTGCTGAAGCATCATCAGAAAATCCACACTGGAGAAAAGCTTTATAGATGTGACCAGTGTGAGAAGACATTCAAAAATTCCTCAGGGTTGACGTATCATAAGCATatccacactggtgaaaagccgtatAGATGTGATCAGTGTGAGAAGACATTCATATGTTCCTCAAGTCTGAAGCATCATCAGCGaatccacactggtgaaaagccttatAGCTGCAGTCAGTGTCAGAGGAGATTCAAAGATCTGTCAACGCTGAAGCATCATCAGAAAATCCACACTGGAGAAAAGCCGTATAGATGTGACCAGTGTGAGAAGACATTCATTTGTTCCTCAAGTCTGAAGAGTCATCAGCGaatccacactggtgaaaagcgcTATCTCTGTGACCTGTGTGGAAAGGCTTTCTTTCAGAAGGGTAATTTTAACAGCCACCAGCGAATCCACACAGGAGAAAAGCCTGATATGACAGCAGCAACATCTGGAATGTGA